In Ailuropoda melanoleuca isolate Jingjing chromosome X, ASM200744v2, whole genome shotgun sequence, a single genomic region encodes these proteins:
- the CAPN6 gene encoding calpain-6 — MGPPLKLFKNQKYQDLKQECIKDGRLFCDPTFLPENDSLFYNRLLPGKVVWKRPQDICDDPRLIVGNISNHQLIQGRLGHKPMVSAFSCLAVQESHWTKTIPNHKEQEWDPRKLDKYAGIFRFRFWHFGEWTEVVIDDLLPTINGDLVFSFSTSMNEFWNALLEKAYAKLLGCYEALDGLTTTDIIVDFTGTLAETVDMQKGRYTELVEEKYKLFRELYKTFTKGGLICCSIESPNQEEQEVETDWGLLKGHTYTMTDIRKIRLGERLLEVFSTEKLYMVRLRNPLGRQEWSGPWSEISEEWQQLTVADRKNLGLVMSDDGEFWMSLEDFCRNFHELSVCRNVNNPIFGRKEMESVVGCWTVDDDPLMNRSGGCYNNRDTFLQNPQYIFTVPEDGHKVIMSLQQKDLRTYRRMGRPDNYIIGFELFKVEMNRKFRLHHLYIQERAGTSTYIDTRTVFLSKYLKKGNYVLVPTMFQHGRTSEFLLRIFSEVPVQLRELTLDMPKMSCWNLARGYPKVVTQITVHSAEGLEKKYANETVNPYLVIKCGKEEVRSPVQKNTVHAIFDTQAIFYRRTTDIPIIVQVWNSRKFCDQFLGQVTLDADPSDCRDLKSLYLRKKGGPTAKVKQGHISFKVISSDDLTEL; from the exons ATGGGTCCTCCTCTGAAGCTCTTCAAAAACCAGAAGTACCAGGACCTGAAGCAGGAATGCATCAAAGACGGCAGACTGTTCTGTGACCCGACCTTTCTGCCTGAGAATGATTCGCTTTTCTACAACCGGCTGCTTCCCGGGAAGGTGGTGTGGAAGCGTCCCCAG GACATCTGTGATGATCCCCGTCTGATCGTGGGCAACATCAGCAACCACCAGCTGATCCAAGGGAGACTGGGGCACAAGCCGATGGTGTCTGCGTTTTCCTGTTTGGCCGTTCAGGAGTCTCACTGGACAAAG ACAATTCCCAACCATAAGGAGCAGGAATGGGATCCTCGAAAACTTGATAAATATGCTGGGATATTTCGCTTCCGTTTCTGGCATTTTGGAGAATGGACTGAGGTGGTGATCGATGACTTGCTGCCCACAATCAATGGAGATCTGgttttctccttctccacctccatGAATGAATTTTGGAATGCTCTACTTGAGAAAGCTTATGCAAA GCTGCTTGGTTGTTATGAAGCCCTCGATGGTTTGACCACCACTGATATCATTGTGGACTTCACTGGCACACTGGCTGAGACTGTTGACATGCAGAAGGGAAGATACACGGAGCTGGTTGAGGAGAAGTACAAGCTGTTCAGGGAGCTGTACAAAACATTTACCAAAGGAGGACTGATCTGTTGCTCCATTGAG TCTCCCAATCAGGAGGAGCAGGAAGTCGAAACTGACTGGGGTCTCCTGAAGGGCCATACCTACACCATGACTGATATTCGCAAGATCCGTCTTGGAGAGAGACTGCTAGAAGTCTTCAGTACTGAGAAGCTCTATATGGTTCGCCTGAGGAACCCCTTGGGACGTCAGGAATGGAGTGGCCCCTGGAGCGAAAT TTCTGAAGAGTGGCAGCAGCTGACTGTGGCCGACCGCAAGAACCTGGGGCTTGTTATGTCTGATGATGGAGAGTTCTG GATGAGCCTGGAGGACTTTTGCCGCAACTTTCACGAGCTGAGTGTCTGCCGCAACGTGAACAACCCAATTTTTGGCCGCAAGGAGATGGAATCGGTGGTGGGATGCTGGACTGTGGACGATGATCCCCTGATGAACCGCTCAGGGGGCTGCTATAACAATCGTGATACCTTCCTGCAGAATCCCCAG TACATCTTCACCGTGCCCGAGGATGGGCACAAGGTCATCATGTCACTGCAGCAGAAGGACCTGCGTACTTACCGCCGCATGGGAAGACCTGACAATTACATCATCGGCTTTGAGCTCTTCAAG GTGGAGATGAACCGGAAGTTCCGCCTCCACCATCTCTACATCCAAGAGCGGGCTGGGACCTCCACCTACATCGACACCCGCACCGTGTTTCTGAGCAAGTACCTGAAGAAAGGCAACTACGTGCTTGTCCCGACCATGTTCCAACACGGCCGCACCAGCGAGTTTCTCCTGAGAATCTTCTCGGAAGTGCCCGTCCAGCTCAG GGAACTGACTCTGGACATGCCCAAGATGTCCTGCTGGAACCTGGCTCGTGGCTACCCAAAGGTGGTGACCCAGATCACCGTCCACAGCGCAGAGGGCCTGGAGAAGAAGTATGCCAATGAAA CCGTCAATCCGTATTTGGTCATCAAGTGTGGAAAGGAGGAAGTCCGTTCTCCTGTCCAGAAGAATACTGTTCATGCCATTTTTGACACCCAGGCGATTTTCTACAGAAGGACCACTGACATTCCTATTATAGTGCAG GTGTGGAACAGCCGAAAATTCTGTGACCAGTTCCTGGGGCAGGTTACTCTGGATGCTGACCCCAGCGACTGCCGTGATCTGAAATCTCTGTACCTGCGTAAGAAGGGTGGCCCGACTGCCAAAGTCAAGCAGGGCCACATCAGCTTCAAGGTTATTTCCAGCGATGATCTCACTGAGCTCTAA